One genomic window of Chitinophagaceae bacterium includes the following:
- a CDS encoding IS1182 family transposase, translated as MQGRKEIIPKMLYQVHIDDLVPKENFYRKLSAAIDLHFLYKQTARYYGSEGQDSIDPVVFFKICLVGYLNNIGSDRRLMEYCSNCLDVRLYLKYDIDEPLPWHSTISRTRQLYGEEVFLALFKNILSLCIEAGMVRGKRQAIDSAHVKANCSMDSLVEKQILDDVEQYSSELNEQSEFKIKPPTLTPSDKASPTISRDKHKAVQSHHQWKAEEYKDMPGGSSKGADQNSNQIRGKYLSNHTHTSPTDPDARIAVKPGKTRQMNYLAQVAVDQSCHVITAAGADFADKRDSECLEHIVKQATTNLKENDLHLEQITADTGYSSGEALQYCASNNIDAYIPNFGQYKNEREGFIYNKEQDRYECTRGNKATLPFKKIRYSYDKHAMKVYRSDNSKCKSCPLRSSCIGKGDYKKIEHSIHKPLYDQMHEKLKTPYGKRLMKKRSSTVEPVLGTLLNFVNMRRVNTRGIHQANKHIMMAALTYNLKKYIRFTSKKTNSKAAAMIENASEFVQKLLSALFFVLPRPTPQYAAKLV; from the coding sequence ATGCAAGGCCGTAAAGAAATAATACCCAAAATGCTCTACCAGGTTCACATTGATGACCTGGTTCCAAAGGAGAACTTTTACCGTAAGCTCAGTGCAGCTATTGATTTGCATTTTCTGTATAAGCAAACTGCACGTTATTATGGAAGTGAAGGTCAGGACAGCATTGATCCTGTAGTGTTTTTTAAGATCTGTTTGGTGGGTTACCTCAACAATATAGGTTCGGATCGCCGCCTGATGGAGTATTGCAGCAACTGCCTGGATGTAAGGTTGTATTTGAAATATGATATCGATGAACCACTTCCCTGGCATTCGACCATTAGTCGCACCAGGCAACTGTACGGTGAAGAAGTTTTTCTTGCATTGTTTAAAAACATACTGAGCCTGTGTATTGAGGCTGGTATGGTTCGCGGTAAACGACAGGCCATTGACAGCGCTCACGTGAAAGCAAATTGCAGTATGGATTCGCTGGTTGAAAAACAGATACTTGATGATGTAGAACAATACAGCAGTGAACTGAACGAACAAAGTGAGTTCAAAATAAAACCTCCCACACTCACTCCTTCTGATAAAGCAAGCCCCACCATCAGTCGTGATAAGCACAAAGCCGTCCAATCCCATCACCAATGGAAAGCAGAGGAATATAAAGACATGCCCGGTGGAAGTAGTAAGGGAGCTGATCAAAACAGTAACCAGATCCGTGGAAAATATTTAAGTAACCATACCCATACTTCTCCCACTGATCCTGATGCGCGTATTGCAGTCAAGCCCGGCAAAACGAGGCAGATGAATTACCTGGCACAGGTGGCAGTAGATCAAAGCTGCCATGTGATCACGGCAGCAGGAGCCGATTTTGCCGATAAACGCGATAGTGAATGTCTTGAACACATCGTAAAGCAGGCCACCACTAACTTAAAAGAAAATGACCTCCATTTAGAACAGATCACAGCCGATACAGGCTACAGCAGCGGTGAGGCACTACAATACTGTGCTTCAAATAATATCGATGCCTACATCCCCAACTTCGGGCAGTATAAAAATGAACGGGAAGGGTTTATCTATAACAAAGAACAGGACCGCTATGAATGTACAAGAGGAAATAAAGCCACCCTTCCCTTCAAAAAAATAAGGTACAGCTACGACAAGCATGCGATGAAGGTTTACCGCAGTGACAACAGTAAATGCAAAAGTTGTCCGTTAAGAAGCAGTTGCATTGGTAAGGGTGATTATAAGAAGATCGAGCACAGCATCCATAAACCACTATATGATCAGATGCATGAGAAGCTCAAAACCCCATATGGCAAACGGCTGATGAAAAAGCGCAGCAGCACCGTAGAACCAGTGCTGGGGACGCTGCTGAACTTTGTAAATATGAGAAGAGTCAACACCAGAGGCATCCACCAGGCCAATAAACACATCATGATGGCAGCACTCACTTATAACCTGAAGAAGTATATCCGCTTCACGAGCAAAAAAACAAATTCAAAAGCGGCAGCGATGATAGAAAATGCTTCCGAATTTGTTCAAAAACTGCTTTCAGCGCTGTTTTTTGTTTTACCACGTCCTACACCACAGTATGCAGCGAAACTTGTCTGA
- a CDS encoding T9SS type A sorting domain-containing protein, translating to MVKTFGQFSNMRLTHNLALIGGGTYWGKVGCSKPKKPETPNGTITVCKNFIPSTYTTSSDGATSYSWTLDPPSAGTILNVGLGVQIVWDTSFVGTAHLAVRGINFCDVGEESDSLQISVFSLPNILASAINNIFCSGQSTTLSASGASNYLWTPSTGLNNDSIANPTAAPIITTTYTVIGTDSNGCTNTATVAITVNQLPTPAVNASGPTIFCSGDTVTLSSSITGTNYLWSNNATTQSISVNMTGNFYVTLTDINGCVGTSLPTSVIVNPLPTPMVNPSGATTFCSGDSVTLSSSVVGINYLWSNNANTQSIAVITTGNYSVTVTDVNGCTGTSIATSVTVNPLPNVSASAVSNDLCYGQSTTLSASGANNYLWIPTNGLSNDSIANPNASPPVTTIYTVTGTDGNGCSKTATVPITVSALPSVDAGNTVTITQGNTTIIGGIPTASGNEPFIYSWTPTTGLDSSNVSNPTASPTDTTTYTVTVIDVNECSNIDSILVIVNLQTGIVESTNEIGLLVFPNPTNDLLNISGSSIENGEYTFELKNVIGETIFVDKLNVSNHSVRKQFSLASLTSGMYFLTIKNGKTKTVAKLHKMN from the coding sequence ATGGTAAAGACATTTGGACAATTCAGCAATATGCGGCTTACCCACAATCTGGCATTGATAGGTGGGGGAACATATTGGGGTAAAGTTGGGTGCTCGAAACCAAAAAAGCCCGAAACTCCTAATGGTACAATAACTGTTTGCAAAAACTTTATTCCTAGCACTTATACTACAAGTTCAGATGGTGCAACATCATATTCGTGGACATTAGATCCTCCAAGTGCAGGTACGATACTAAATGTTGGTTTAGGTGTTCAAATTGTTTGGGATACATCATTTGTTGGCACAGCTCACCTTGCTGTACGAGGAATCAATTTTTGTGACGTAGGTGAAGAATCTGATAGTTTACAAATATCGGTATTCTCACTTCCGAATATTTTAGCTTCCGCAATAAATAATATTTTCTGTAGCGGACAATCAACAACGCTTTCAGCAAGTGGAGCAAGTAATTATTTGTGGACACCGTCAACGGGATTAAACAATGACAGCATTGCAAATCCAACCGCTGCTCCAATCATAACAACGACTTACACTGTTATAGGAACAGATAGTAACGGATGCACCAATACTGCTACAGTTGCAATCACAGTCAATCAATTACCAACTCCTGCAGTAAATGCAAGCGGACCAACAATATTTTGTTCGGGTGATACTGTTACTCTTTCATCTTCAATCACAGGAACAAATTATTTGTGGAGTAACAATGCGACAACGCAAAGCATTTCTGTAAACATGACAGGAAATTTTTATGTGACTCTTACGGACATCAACGGTTGTGTAGGAACATCACTACCAACAAGTGTAATAGTAAATCCATTACCAACACCAATGGTGAATCCAAGCGGAGCAACAACATTTTGTTCAGGCGACAGCGTTACTCTTTCATCTTCAGTCGTAGGAATAAATTATTTGTGGAGTAACAATGCAAACACACAAAGCATTGCCGTAATCACAACAGGAAATTATTCCGTTACAGTAACAGATGTCAATGGATGCACAGGCACATCAATAGCAACAAGCGTAACGGTAAACCCACTTCCGAATGTTTCAGCCTCGGCAGTAAGCAATGATCTCTGCTACGGACAGTCAACAACGCTTTCAGCAAGCGGAGCAAACAATTATTTGTGGATACCAACAAATGGATTAAGTAATGACAGTATTGCAAATCCAAATGCATCACCTCCAGTGACAACCATCTATACAGTTACAGGGACTGATGGAAATGGATGCAGTAAAACCGCGACTGTTCCAATAACTGTTAGTGCGTTACCGTCGGTAGATGCAGGAAATACTGTAACGATTACTCAAGGTAACACTACTATTATCGGTGGAATTCCAACTGCTTCAGGTAATGAACCTTTTATTTATAGTTGGACACCAACAACTGGATTAGATTCAAGTAATGTTTCAAATCCGACAGCTTCACCCACAGACACAACTACTTACACTGTTACTGTGATAGATGTTAACGAATGCAGCAACATTGACAGCATTTTGGTAATTGTAAATCTCCAAACGGGTATTGTTGAATCAACAAATGAAATCGGACTTTTAGTTTTTCCGAATCCTACAAACGATTTGCTGAATATTTCAGGTTCAAGTATTGAGAATGGAGAATACACTTTTGAATTGAAAAATGTTATAGGCGAAACAATATTTGTTGATAAATTAAATGTATCAAATCATTCAGTTAGAAAACAATTTTCTCTTGCAAGTCTTACAAGCGGAATGTATTTCCTGACAATTAAAAATGGAAAGACAAAAACAGTAGCAAAGTTGCATAAGATGAACTAG
- a CDS encoding tyrosine-type recombinase/integrase: MYQALSTFQQNAVTAYCDHIRLKQYSAATLKNYRSCFILFLLAFPEHKPSQIRKAEVMQFLVNHLNEHKPSASYYNLMINAIKFFYEEVLGKPREVYDLPRAKKENKLPAVFSAAEIKKMLGVTENLKHKTILSIAYAGGLRISEIVNLQVKEVDSTRMTITIRQGKGKKDRQVMLSEKLLLLLRMYYRQYKPAKYLFEGVNHEQYSVRSIQLVLKQAKKKAGIRKQGAMHALRHSFATHLLEGGTDLVSIKELLGHSSIRTTAIYTHVSTKSISKIQSPLDKLDL; encoded by the coding sequence ATGTATCAGGCATTATCCACCTTTCAGCAAAATGCGGTAACCGCTTACTGCGACCATATCCGCCTCAAACAATACAGCGCTGCAACATTAAAGAACTACAGAAGCTGCTTTATTCTGTTTCTGCTGGCCTTCCCGGAGCACAAGCCATCGCAGATCCGAAAGGCAGAAGTGATGCAATTCCTGGTGAATCACCTAAACGAGCACAAACCTTCGGCATCGTATTACAACCTGATGATCAACGCCATCAAATTTTTCTATGAAGAAGTGTTGGGCAAACCGCGGGAGGTGTATGACCTACCACGTGCGAAAAAAGAAAATAAGCTGCCTGCAGTATTTTCTGCCGCTGAAATAAAAAAGATGCTTGGAGTAACTGAAAACCTCAAGCACAAAACCATCCTTTCAATTGCGTATGCCGGCGGACTAAGGATCAGTGAAATCGTGAACCTGCAGGTGAAAGAGGTAGACTCCACACGCATGACGATTACCATCAGGCAAGGGAAAGGTAAGAAAGACCGGCAGGTGATGCTCTCTGAAAAGCTGTTGTTGCTTCTTCGGATGTATTACAGGCAATACAAACCGGCAAAATACCTTTTCGAAGGCGTCAACCATGAGCAATACAGCGTAAGAAGCATTCAATTGGTATTGAAACAAGCCAAGAAAAAAGCAGGCATCAGGAAGCAGGGAGCGATGCATGCATTACGGCATTCCTTCGCAACACATTTACTGGAAGGTGGCACTGACCTGGTGAGCATCAAAGAATTGCTTGGCCACAGCAGCATCCGGACAACCGCAATTTATACGCATGTAAGCACCAAAAGCATCAGCAAAATTCAAAGCCCACTTGACAAACTGGACCTGTAA
- a CDS encoding ATP-dependent Clp protease adaptor ClpS, whose translation METEVLAIEKTAGPDTTGGAHVILFNDDYHTFDDVIFQLILAINCSYKAGEKMAQTVHTEGKCKVYEGAMEECLSVSAILEEINLKTEIGFE comes from the coding sequence ATGGAAACTGAAGTTCTTGCCATAGAAAAAACTGCCGGCCCTGATACCACGGGCGGTGCGCATGTCATTCTCTTTAATGACGATTATCACACTTTTGATGACGTGATTTTCCAATTGATTTTAGCCATTAATTGTTCTTACAAAGCAGGAGAGAAGATGGCGCAAACGGTGCATACCGAAGGCAAGTGCAAAGTATATGAAGGAGCGATGGAAGAATGTTTATCTGTGAGTGCTATATTGGAAGAGATCAATCTGAAGACGGAGATCGGGTTTGAGTAG
- a CDS encoding undecaprenyl-diphosphate phosphatase: protein MSIFQSVILAIVEGITEFLPISSTGHMIIASTIMGINNDDFVKMFEVVIQFGAILSVVVLYWRKFMPGNKTMREWFDFYLKLFVAFIPAAFFGLLFHDYIKQMIGSVTVVAVSMLAGGVVLIFIDKIFKESEAGEEKPVTFPMAFKIGLFQVISMIPGVSRSAATIIGGMSQRLSRKQAAEFSFFLAVPTMAAASLLDLIEYYKFITPETLTPLLIGFVVAFLVAMVAIKAFVGFLTKHGFKVFGYYRIVVGAILLLLIAMGVNLQML, encoded by the coding sequence ATGAGCATCTTTCAGTCGGTAATCCTCGCTATTGTTGAAGGCATTACGGAATTCCTTCCCATTTCTTCCACCGGTCACATGATTATCGCTTCCACCATCATGGGCATCAACAATGATGATTTTGTAAAAATGTTTGAAGTGGTGATTCAGTTTGGTGCCATACTTTCTGTGGTGGTTTTATACTGGAGGAAATTTATGCCCGGCAACAAGACCATGCGTGAGTGGTTTGATTTTTATCTTAAACTGTTCGTCGCATTTATCCCGGCAGCATTTTTCGGATTGTTATTTCACGATTATATCAAACAGATGATCGGCAGTGTTACGGTTGTTGCTGTTTCCATGCTTGCAGGAGGCGTTGTTTTGATTTTCATTGATAAAATTTTTAAAGAATCGGAAGCAGGTGAAGAAAAACCGGTCACCTTTCCAATGGCCTTCAAAATCGGATTGTTCCAGGTCATCAGCATGATTCCCGGTGTATCGCGGTCCGCTGCTACCATTATCGGTGGCATGAGTCAGCGACTGAGCAGGAAGCAGGCCGCAGAGTTTTCCTTTTTTCTTGCAGTGCCTACAATGGCTGCTGCTTCCCTGCTGGATCTGATTGAATATTATAAATTCATCACACCTGAAACATTAACGCCATTGCTGATCGGTTTTGTAGTGGCTTTCCTTGTTGCGATGGTCGCTATCAAAGCATTTGTCGGATTTCTTACCAAACATGGCTTCAAAGTATTTGGTTATTACAGAATTGTAGTGGGCGCTATCTTACTCCTGCTGATTGCAATGGGAGTAAATCTGCAAATGTTATGA
- the truB gene encoding tRNA pseudouridine(55) synthase TruB encodes MTLEEIRNGSVLLFDKPFDWSSFDVVNKVKRWTKSKVGHAGTLDPYATGLLILCTGKFTKRIPEFQDTQKEYTGTMVLGATTPSYDMEKEIDQRFDTSNITEAMIHETVPQFLGDVMQSPPNFSAIYVDGRRAYKKARSGHDFEIEKRKVTLFEFEITGIELPAVHFRIVCGKGFYVRSLVNDFGKALNNGAYLSALCRTRIGNYHLKDAWKMDDFTKFVQGEETKNSNMQ; translated from the coding sequence ATGACGCTCGAAGAAATCCGGAACGGTTCGGTTTTGCTTTTCGATAAGCCATTCGACTGGTCATCGTTTGATGTGGTGAATAAAGTGAAGCGATGGACAAAATCAAAAGTAGGACATGCCGGCACTCTTGATCCCTACGCTACCGGATTATTGATATTATGCACCGGTAAATTCACGAAACGGATTCCCGAATTTCAGGATACGCAAAAGGAATACACCGGCACGATGGTATTGGGTGCCACCACTCCGAGTTATGATATGGAAAAGGAAATTGATCAGCGCTTTGATACAAGTAACATCACTGAAGCAATGATTCATGAAACAGTACCACAGTTTTTAGGTGATGTGATGCAATCACCACCCAATTTCTCCGCCATTTATGTTGACGGAAGAAGGGCTTATAAAAAAGCAAGGTCAGGTCATGATTTTGAAATTGAGAAAAGAAAAGTAACGCTGTTTGAATTTGAAATTACCGGTATTGAATTGCCGGCTGTTCATTTCAGAATTGTATGCGGAAAAGGATTTTACGTGCGCTCCCTGGTAAATGATTTTGGAAAAGCACTGAACAACGGCGCCTATCTTTCCGCGCTTTGCAGAACCCGCATTGGAAACTATCATTTGAAAGATGCCTGGAAAATGGATGATTTTACGAAATTTGTTCAGGGAGAAGAAACGAAAAACAGCAACATGCAGTAG
- a CDS encoding bifunctional riboflavin kinase/FAD synthetase, with protein sequence MQVHKNLSELPSLKKAVITVGTFDGVHLGHQHLIQRIKKLAAEISGESVLITFDPHPRTIVFPDDHSLRILSTLDEKIELLHEYHVDHLVVAPFTPDFSQMTARNYVDHFLAGLFHPAIIAIGYNHQFGHHRDGNIELLRKLSREYGYRVEEITKQIVDDIEVSSTRIRIALQEGDVKTAAHLLGHRYSLQGLVVKGNQLGRKFGYPTANISINDPFKLIPADGVYAIRASLNNGWIDGVASIGFRPTVNGRHRTVEAYLFDFERNLYDQQLKIEFVEWIRPEVKFETVDLMIAEIEKDVTLSKKILAAQSPTLH encoded by the coding sequence ATGCAAGTCCATAAAAACCTTTCTGAACTTCCTTCTCTTAAAAAAGCAGTAATCACTGTAGGAACTTTTGATGGCGTGCACCTCGGACATCAGCATCTTATTCAACGCATCAAAAAACTGGCGGCAGAAATATCCGGCGAAAGCGTGCTTATCACTTTTGATCCGCATCCAAGAACGATAGTTTTTCCGGACGATCATTCACTTCGCATATTATCTACACTCGATGAAAAAATTGAATTGTTACATGAATATCATGTCGATCATTTAGTCGTAGCACCTTTCACACCCGATTTTTCCCAAATGACTGCCCGTAATTATGTGGATCATTTCCTTGCCGGATTATTTCATCCCGCCATCATTGCTATCGGTTACAATCACCAGTTTGGTCATCACCGCGACGGCAATATTGAACTGCTTCGGAAATTATCGCGGGAATATGGATACAGAGTAGAAGAAATCACCAAGCAAATCGTAGACGATATTGAAGTAAGTTCAACCCGTATCAGAATCGCGTTACAGGAAGGCGATGTTAAAACTGCTGCTCACTTGTTAGGACATCGCTATTCTTTGCAGGGATTGGTGGTGAAAGGAAATCAGTTAGGTCGCAAATTCGGATATCCAACTGCCAATATATCCATCAATGATCCATTTAAATTAATTCCTGCTGATGGTGTATATGCCATAAGGGCCAGTTTAAACAATGGTTGGATAGATGGAGTTGCCAGCATCGGATTTCGTCCGACAGTAAATGGCCGGCACAGAACAGTGGAAGCCTACCTGTTTGATTTTGAAAGAAACTTATATGATCAGCAATTGAAAATAGAATTTGTAGAATGGATACGACCCGAAGTCAAATTTGAAACGGTTGATCTGATGATTGCAGAAATTGAAAAAGACGTAACGCTATCAAAAAAGATTTTAGCTGCACAGTCTCCTACGCTTCACTAA
- a CDS encoding TonB-dependent receptor has protein sequence MRTHHFLRILIVSTFLFSYRENLFAQTKDSIAAQSIPEVIVTATRTEKEVNDIGRDVTVITNAEIQKTGANTLAALLSDYAGISIIGANQNPGMTQSIFMRGTGSNQTVIMIDGIPISDPSSTNNAIDLNELPLTNIEQIEIVRGSHSTLYGSAAIGGAINIITKKSQAGGFHAGGSLLGGIFGAHTSQLEENLFLNYTFKNGMYANIDAFNTNINGLDATIDTSTVSATFRSFDQDDFDQQRIAAKIGFADKHWNVFGSYSFTNAAADFDKSGFKYRSFDIPTSLYDGDSTRIFTKRNFAAYHVGYRFNEKFDLQLNGGYSTLQRSTIDDSSVIDEIGTNDHSFSDGRYEGTEMNHELLGNYKWKNVHLTAGMGLNRETMSSGTHYYNSAYQFELVSDLDSLDLNATLFNAFAQLDIDGGLFSASLKELNIILGARFNHHDLFGSTVVYEINPSYKIGTWARVYASFSTGFNAPSLYQLYAPDNYYASGITRGNPDLQPEYSHSAEVGMKFFPRKNISYGFSFYSTVVQHSIEYVYLWDKNIPIEDLGTDFYRDDFRGDTYLNAGTQHSTGVDAYFSFQLLKWLSVDGNLSLVKGNLTYTAGDIDTVHTEGNHVQLYSNGAFPVADVETDGLVRRPSTANAGVTFIPVKKGSLRLSGKWTSSYNDIYYDYALGPYGALNTVPVNDYFLINLLLKYDFNKNIGASLAVDNLFNSSYSEIRGFTTKGTGVYLTLRAAF, from the coding sequence ATGCGAACCCATCACTTTTTAAGGATACTGATTGTATCCACTTTTCTTTTTTCCTATCGGGAAAATCTCTTTGCACAAACCAAAGATTCCATTGCTGCTCAATCCATTCCTGAAGTAATTGTTACTGCTACCCGTACAGAAAAGGAGGTGAACGATATTGGCAGAGATGTAACCGTGATCACGAATGCGGAGATTCAGAAAACAGGCGCTAACACACTCGCTGCATTGTTGTCGGATTATGCCGGCATCTCTATCATCGGAGCTAATCAGAATCCCGGCATGACACAGAGTATTTTTATGCGCGGCACCGGCAGCAATCAAACTGTGATCATGATTGATGGTATTCCCATCAGCGATCCTTCTTCCACCAACAATGCGATTGATCTGAATGAACTGCCGCTTACTAATATTGAGCAGATTGAAATTGTGCGCGGATCGCACAGCACTTTATATGGATCGGCTGCTATTGGTGGCGCTATTAATATTATTACGAAGAAATCACAAGCGGGGGGATTTCATGCCGGTGGCAGCTTGCTCGGCGGAATTTTCGGCGCTCATACTTCACAACTCGAAGAAAATCTTTTCCTGAATTATACATTTAAAAATGGAATGTATGCGAACATTGATGCATTCAATACCAACATCAACGGATTGGATGCAACTATAGACACATCCACTGTTTCCGCAACATTCAGAAGCTTTGATCAGGATGATTTTGATCAGCAACGCATTGCTGCAAAAATTGGTTTTGCTGATAAGCATTGGAATGTTTTCGGGTCTTACAGCTTTACCAACGCTGCGGCAGACTTTGATAAGTCGGGATTTAAATACAGGTCGTTTGATATTCCAACAAGCTTATATGATGGCGACAGCACCAGGATTTTCACAAAGCGAAATTTTGCAGCTTACCATGTTGGCTATCGTTTCAACGAAAAATTTGACCTGCAATTGAACGGAGGTTATTCTACACTTCAGAGAAGCACCATTGATGATTCTTCAGTGATAGATGAGATTGGCACCAATGACCATTCTTTTTCCGATGGTCGTTACGAGGGAACTGAAATGAATCATGAATTGCTTGGTAACTACAAATGGAAGAATGTGCATTTAACTGCGGGAATGGGTTTGAACCGTGAGACCATGTCGAGTGGAACACATTATTATAACAGCGCTTACCAGTTTGAACTGGTGAGTGACCTCGATTCACTGGATTTAAATGCAACACTTTTCAATGCATTTGCCCAATTGGATATTGATGGCGGTTTGTTTTCCGCTTCACTAAAGGAATTGAATATTATTCTTGGTGCACGTTTTAATCACCATGATCTGTTTGGAAGCACTGTCGTTTATGAGATCAATCCTTCTTATAAAATAGGAACGTGGGCGAGAGTGTATGCGTCTTTTTCCACGGGATTTAATGCACCATCATTGTATCAGTTGTATGCACCGGATAATTATTATGCTTCCGGAATTACGCGCGGCAATCCTGATTTGCAACCGGAGTATTCACATTCGGCAGAAGTGGGCATGAAATTTTTTCCACGGAAAAATATCAGTTATGGATTTTCATTTTATAGCACTGTTGTTCAGCATTCCATTGAATATGTTTATCTGTGGGATAAGAATATTCCGATTGAAGATTTGGGAACTGATTTCTACCGTGATGATTTCCGTGGTGATACCTACCTGAATGCCGGAACGCAGCACAGCACAGGTGTGGATGCTTATTTCAGTTTTCAGTTGTTGAAATGGTTGTCAGTGGATGGAAATCTGAGTTTGGTAAAAGGAAACCTGACCTATACAGCCGGTGACATTGACACAGTTCATACAGAAGGAAATCACGTGCAGCTATACAGTAACGGTGCCTTTCCGGTTGCTGATGTGGAAACAGATGGGTTGGTGCGCAGGCCGAGTACAGCAAATGCCGGCGTTACTTTTATACCTGTAAAAAAGGGAAGCCTTCGCTTAAGCGGAAAATGGACAAGCAGCTACAATGATATTTATTATGATTATGCACTTGGCCCGTATGGAGCATTGAATACGGTGCCGGTGAATGATTATTTTCTGATCAACCTGCTGCTGAAATATGATTTCAACAAAAATATCGGAGCATCACTTGCTGTAGATAATTTGTTCAATTCTTCTTATTCGGAGATCCGTGGATTCACTACAAAAGGAACGGGCGTTTACCTGACTTTGAGGGCTGCATTTTGA
- the rnhA gene encoding ribonuclease HI, which produces MIQATKLPTIYIYTDGACSGNPGPGGYGVILKSGNHEKELSEGFIKTTNNRMELMAVIKGLEALKINGSNVVVVSDSKYVVDAVKLGWLFNWEKKGWKKVKNPDLWQRLLALYKKHNVTFKWIRGHDGHFENERCDELAVNASQQSHLNLDLGYEGSL; this is translated from the coding sequence ATGATTCAGGCAACCAAACTCCCAACAATTTATATTTATACGGACGGCGCCTGCAGCGGCAATCCGGGCCCTGGAGGTTACGGTGTGATTCTGAAGTCCGGCAACCATGAAAAAGAATTGTCAGAAGGATTTATAAAAACTACCAATAACCGCATGGAGCTGATGGCCGTAATCAAAGGTCTCGAAGCACTTAAAATTAATGGAAGTAATGTGGTGGTGGTGAGTGATTCAAAATATGTGGTGGATGCAGTTAAACTGGGATGGTTGTTTAACTGGGAAAAGAAAGGCTGGAAAAAAGTAAAGAACCCTGACTTATGGCAGCGGTTGCTTGCGCTCTATAAAAAGCACAACGTTACCTTTAAATGGATAAGAGGACACGATGGTCATTTTGAGAATGAACGCTGTGATGAATTGGCTGTAAATGCTTCACAACAATCGCATTTGAATCTTGATCTTGGATATGAAGGATCCTTATGA
- the fbp gene encoding class 1 fructose-bisphosphatase, with the protein MKSLRKVITLDEFIFQNEKDFPFATGELSGLLRDIAFAAKIVNREVNKAGLVDILGTTGINNTTGDEVKKLDMFANEQFISALRVSGECCGMASEENDDFIPIVTEDSRNAKYVVTLDPLDGSSNIDVNVAIGTIFSIYRRQSFFGPCTIEDFMQKGSRQVAAGYIIYGSSTMMVYTTGNGVSGFTLDPSIGEFCLSHPDIKSPDQGKIYSVNQGNFLKFEMPVKEYITYCQSEDKATNRPYSLRYIGSLVGDIHRNLMYGGIFMYPSTRTSVKGKLRLLYECFPMAFIVEQAGGRATDGHKRILDIQPTELHERSPVFMGSKDMVGKLEDYMSSLRVTQATPSAVSA; encoded by the coding sequence ATGAAAAGTTTACGAAAAGTAATCACCCTCGACGAATTCATTTTTCAGAATGAGAAGGATTTTCCTTTTGCTACAGGTGAGCTGAGCGGACTGCTTCGCGATATCGCCTTTGCGGCAAAAATCGTGAACCGCGAGGTAAACAAAGCCGGCCTGGTAGATATTCTTGGTACCACCGGTATCAACAACACAACCGGCGACGAAGTAAAGAAACTCGATATGTTTGCCAATGAGCAGTTTATCTCGGCACTCAGGGTAAGTGGTGAATGCTGCGGCATGGCTTCAGAAGAAAACGATGATTTCATTCCGATCGTAACAGAAGATTCGAGAAATGCGAAATATGTGGTGACGCTTGATCCACTCGATGGTTCTTCCAACATTGATGTGAACGTTGCCATCGGTACCATTTTCAGTATCTATCGCAGGCAGTCATTTTTCGGCCCGTGCACGATTGAAGATTTTATGCAGAAAGGATCAAGGCAGGTGGCTGCCGGATACATCATTTATGGTTCATCTACCATGATGGTGTACACAACAGGCAACGGCGTCAGCGGATTTACATTAGACCCTTCTATTGGTGAATTCTGTCTCTCGCATCCTGATATCAAATCTCCCGACCAGGGAAAAATTTACTCTGTGAACCAGGGTAACTTTCTGAAATTTGAAATGCCGGTGAAAGAATACATAACGTATTGCCAGTCGGAAGATAAAGCAACCAACCGTCCGTATTCGCTTCGTTATATCGGATCGTTGGTAGGCGACATTCACCGCAACCTGATGTACGGCGGTATCTTCATGTATCCTTCCACACGTACTTCCGTAAAAGGAAAATTGCGGTTGTTGTACGAATGTTTTCCAATGGCTTTTATTGTTGAACAGGCAGGAGGACGGGCAACTGACGGACATAAACGAATACTCGATATTCAACCTACTGAGCTACATGAGCGTTCACCGGTTTTCATGGGCTCGAAAGATATGGTGGGTAAACTGGAGGATTATATGAGCTCGTTAAGAGTAACTCAGGCGACACCTTCCGCAGTTTCTGCATAG